A window of Metabacillus sp. B2-18 contains these coding sequences:
- a CDS encoding molybdenum cofactor biosynthesis protein MoaE has protein sequence MFEIVTNPISVEEMTNKVIRREAGAVTTFIGTVREFTYCKRTLSLEYQAYEKMAVKMLAQIGQEINEKWENSKVAITHRIGKLEISDIAVVIAVSTPHRKDAYEANEYAIERIKQIVPIWKKEIWENGEAWIGDQLEKTPYPSGKPVEEKHD, from the coding sequence ATGTTTGAGATTGTAACAAATCCAATTTCAGTAGAAGAAATGACAAATAAGGTAATACGCAGGGAAGCGGGTGCTGTAACAACGTTTATTGGAACGGTAAGGGAATTTACATACTGTAAACGAACATTATCATTAGAATATCAAGCTTATGAAAAAATGGCTGTGAAAATGCTTGCTCAAATAGGTCAAGAAATAAATGAAAAATGGGAGAATTCAAAAGTAGCGATTACACACAGGATTGGAAAATTAGAGATTTCTGATATTGCTGTTGTTATTGCGGTTTCAACACCACATCGTAAAGATGCGTATGAAGCAAATGAATATGCAATAGAACGAATTAAACAAATTGTCCCAATCTGGAAAAAAGAAATATGGGAAAACGGCGAAGCATGGATTGGTGATCAATTAGAAAAAACACCATATCCAAGTGGAAAGCCAGTGGAGGAGAAACATGATTAA
- the moaD gene encoding molybdopterin converting factor subunit 1, which produces MIKVLLFAHLQEKIGTDNIVIEKNSLTVKELRDFVSQTYEVGSLENVMVAVNEEYALEEDLVQAGDTVAFIPPVSGG; this is translated from the coding sequence ATGATTAAAGTACTTTTATTTGCTCACTTACAAGAAAAAATTGGAACGGATAATATTGTTATTGAAAAAAACTCACTAACGGTTAAAGAATTAAGAGATTTTGTTAGTCAAACGTATGAAGTAGGGTCACTTGAAAATGTTATGGTTGCTGTAAATGAAGAATATGCACTTGAAGAAGATCTTGTACAGGCAGGAGATACTGTTGCGTTTATTCCACCTGTTAGTGGTGGATGA
- the modB gene encoding molybdate ABC transporter permease subunit, protein MTYEFWDPIFLSVRIALIASVFVLLMGTLIGRFMAKSSFKGKMLVETVLILPLVLPPSVIGFFLIIIFGMNSPIGRVIENIFNETIIFTWWAGVIAAAVVAFPLMYQVTKAGFEHVDTDIENAARVDGAGERGVFFLVSLPLTIKYIFTGFVLSFTRALGEFGATLMFAGNIPGKTQTVSTAIYVAIDSGKMDLAWLWVLSMILISSIMLLIVQWMNKKAH, encoded by the coding sequence ATGACATATGAATTTTGGGATCCTATTTTCCTATCAGTGAGAATTGCTTTAATTGCCAGTGTTTTTGTTCTATTAATGGGTACTTTAATAGGCAGGTTTATGGCAAAATCTTCATTTAAAGGAAAAATGTTAGTTGAAACAGTATTGATTTTACCACTGGTTTTGCCGCCTTCTGTTATTGGCTTTTTCTTGATCATTATATTTGGAATGAACAGTCCTATAGGTCGAGTGATTGAGAACATTTTTAATGAAACCATAATTTTTACTTGGTGGGCGGGGGTTATTGCTGCTGCGGTTGTGGCTTTTCCCCTTATGTATCAAGTCACAAAAGCTGGATTTGAACATGTTGACACCGATATTGAAAATGCTGCACGTGTAGACGGAGCTGGTGAAAGAGGAGTTTTTTTTCTTGTCTCTCTTCCATTAACAATAAAATATATTTTTACTGGTTTTGTTTTAAGTTTTACTAGAGCGTTAGGTGAATTTGGGGCAACTCTTATGTTTGCGGGAAATATACCAGGAAAGACACAAACTGTTTCAACTGCCATTTATGTTGCGATAGATAGTGGGAAAATGGACCTTGCGTGGTTATGGGTATTGTCGATGATCCTTATATCCTCGATCATGTTATTGATTGTTCAATGGATGAATAAGAAAGCACATTGA
- a CDS encoding H-type small acid-soluble spore protein, whose protein sequence is MNVNRAKEISSMGEMVNVQFEGESIYIQSVNEEQETARIFPINNPQAEKNVPVDRLTEL, encoded by the coding sequence ATGAATGTAAATCGCGCAAAAGAAATCTCAAGTATGGGTGAAATGGTGAATGTTCAATTTGAAGGAGAATCTATTTACATACAATCTGTGAACGAAGAGCAAGAAACTGCTCGCATCTTTCCGATAAACAATCCTCAAGCAGAAAAAAACGTACCAGTTGATCGTTTAACCGAACTATAA
- a CDS encoding phosphatidylglycerol lysyltransferase domain-containing protein encodes MSAIIFLLFFFISIAVIYLYSNQQRISENVFNRSFILSVMKKYGGTTLSHLLFLEDKQVFQAQGGSVLISYRKKGRRLFILGDPFGDKEKIEEGLNEFFSYASKRKLTPVFYQASEKYISFYEKHGYRLFKVGEEAKVNLKSFVIEGKKFGNIRNIKNKFTKDGYIFSVAHPPFSSSLLEEMKSVSNEWLNDRKEKGFSVSSFSEEYISYFPVSLFRDPNGRLIAFASLPSDYQKEETLSIDIMRYRNDSRGAMDMVFVSTILWAKEMGYTSCSLGMSPFSNVGVDNNSPFQEKIARYAF; translated from the coding sequence ATGAGCGCTATTATATTTTTACTATTTTTCTTCATTAGTATTGCAGTCATTTATTTATATTCTAACCAACAACGAATAAGTGAAAATGTTTTTAATAGATCTTTCATTTTATCTGTTATGAAAAAATATGGTGGGACCACCCTTTCGCATCTTCTCTTTTTAGAGGATAAGCAGGTGTTTCAAGCACAGGGAGGTTCTGTCCTAATTTCGTATAGAAAAAAGGGAAGAAGACTTTTTATCCTTGGTGATCCGTTTGGTGATAAGGAAAAAATTGAAGAAGGTTTGAATGAGTTTTTTTCTTATGCATCTAAAAGAAAATTAACACCGGTCTTCTATCAGGCAAGTGAAAAATATATTTCATTTTATGAAAAACACGGTTACCGACTATTTAAAGTCGGAGAAGAAGCTAAAGTGAATCTTAAAAGCTTTGTAATTGAAGGGAAAAAGTTCGGGAATATCCGAAATATTAAAAATAAATTTACAAAAGACGGATATATCTTTTCGGTTGCTCATCCACCGTTCAGTTCTAGTCTTTTAGAAGAAATGAAATCTGTTTCAAATGAATGGTTAAATGATCGAAAAGAAAAAGGTTTTTCTGTAAGTTCATTCTCTGAGGAATATATTAGTTATTTTCCGGTATCGCTCTTTCGTGATCCAAATGGACGTTTAATTGCCTTTGCAAGTCTGCCATCTGATTACCAAAAAGAAGAAACATTAAGTATTGATATAATGAGATATCGAAATGATAGTAGAGGTGCCATGGATATGGTATTTGTATCAACGATTCTTTGGGCAAAAGAAATGGGTTATACATCATGTAGTCTTGGAATGTCTCCATTTTCAAATGTGGGCGTTGACAATAACTCACCTTTTCAAGAGAAAATTGCCCGATATGCCTTTTGA
- a CDS encoding phosphatidylglycerol lysyltransferase domain-containing protein yields MNGCKFYNFKGLRRYKAKFATDWSPRYLVYKKSLLFLLILQLILIVQKEPIHKFSFIKKKIFRDKEAV; encoded by the coding sequence TTGAATGGATGTAAATTTTATAATTTTAAGGGCTTGCGTAGGTATAAAGCTAAATTTGCCACCGATTGGTCTCCTCGTTATTTAGTTTATAAAAAGTCTTTATTATTTTTACTGATTTTACAACTCATTTTAATTGTACAAAAAGAGCCTATACACAAATTTTCTTTTATAAAGAAGAAGATTTTTCGAGACAAAGAAGCGGTATAG
- a CDS encoding DUF6509 family protein produces MKIIESTIEKLDDPFGILSGDRYEIFLTLDVDEEDELFSEHGIKLKLIFAVDQDQYNIAQYDFIEMTTEKFLDFGLEEDEEKEIVAHCMELVSNL; encoded by the coding sequence ATGAAAATCATTGAATCAACAATTGAAAAATTAGATGACCCATTCGGCATTCTTTCCGGAGATCGTTACGAGATTTTCCTTACATTAGATGTAGATGAGGAGGATGAGTTGTTTAGTGAACACGGAATTAAACTAAAATTAATATTTGCTGTTGACCAAGATCAATACAATATTGCACAATATGATTTCATTGAGATGACAACAGAAAAATTTTTAGATTTCGGTCTTGAAGAAGATGAAGAAAAAGAAATTGTTGCACATTGTATGGAGCTTGTTTCAAACCTATAA
- a CDS encoding ammonium transporter, with protein MDSMFLMNSLWVMLSAILVIFMLGGFILLEAGSTRMKNAGHIAGKTIFTVGLASLVYWAVGYAFTFGGNGNFFVGLTDFFYSGAQAEGMGLSTAVFFVFQCAFACISITIALGGFAERAKLSIYLVFTILFSALIYPVIAHWIWGGGWLAEHGKQDFAGSTVVHLTGAMAAFAATILLKPRIGKYNKDGSANNIQGHNQVFTALGVLILWVGWFGFNAGSTVAVDDGFFGFVALNTNLAAGAGAVAALLISWMVLGKSDVPTMLNGALAGLVAITASCAFVDTWAAVVIGFIAGILVFYSARFFEKRKIDDPIFALSVHGVAGVWGTLSTGFFATPELASVGKPGLFYGGGFDQLGVQFMGVAVSGLYAFIVSFVILAIAKKVMNGLRVTEEEEVMGLDMSEHGSYGYPEVFASKNQNVGS; from the coding sequence ATGGATTCAATGTTTTTAATGAACAGCTTATGGGTCATGTTAAGTGCAATTTTAGTTATTTTTATGCTAGGAGGATTTATTCTACTTGAAGCAGGGTCAACAAGAATGAAAAATGCAGGTCATATTGCAGGTAAGACAATATTTACAGTAGGCCTTGCTTCATTAGTTTACTGGGCGGTAGGGTATGCATTTACTTTTGGTGGAAATGGTAATTTCTTTGTCGGTTTAACTGATTTCTTCTACTCAGGAGCACAAGCGGAAGGAATGGGATTATCCACAGCAGTATTCTTTGTTTTCCAATGTGCATTTGCCTGTATCTCAATTACAATTGCTTTAGGTGGATTTGCGGAACGTGCTAAATTATCAATTTATCTAGTTTTTACTATCTTATTCTCAGCTCTTATTTATCCGGTTATTGCTCATTGGATTTGGGGTGGCGGTTGGTTAGCAGAACATGGTAAACAAGACTTTGCCGGATCAACAGTTGTTCACTTAACAGGTGCTATGGCAGCATTTGCAGCAACAATTTTATTAAAACCTCGTATTGGAAAATACAATAAAGATGGCTCAGCTAATAACATTCAAGGTCATAACCAAGTATTCACAGCTTTAGGTGTTCTTATCCTTTGGGTAGGTTGGTTCGGATTTAATGCAGGTAGTACTGTAGCTGTTGATGACGGTTTCTTCGGATTTGTTGCTTTAAACACGAACTTAGCTGCTGGAGCAGGTGCAGTTGCAGCACTTCTTATTTCTTGGATGGTTTTAGGGAAATCTGATGTTCCAACAATGTTAAATGGTGCTTTAGCAGGTTTAGTTGCTATTACAGCATCATGTGCGTTCGTTGATACTTGGGCGGCAGTGGTCATTGGTTTCATTGCTGGTATACTAGTATTCTATAGTGCAAGATTCTTTGAAAAGAGAAAAATTGACGATCCAATCTTTGCTTTATCTGTACACGGTGTTGCTGGTGTATGGGGAACTTTATCAACAGGCTTCTTTGCAACGCCAGAACTAGCATCTGTTGGTAAGCCTGGTTTATTCTATGGTGGCGGATTTGATCAACTTGGCGTACAATTTATGGGTGTTGCAGTATCTGGCCTTTATGCATTCATTGTATCTTTTGTTATCTTAGCAATTGCTAAGAAAGTAATGAATGGTCTCCGTGTAACAGAAGAAGAGGAAGTAATGGGATTAGATATGAGCGAACACGGAAGCTATGGTTACCCAGAAGTGTTTGCTTCAAAAAATCAAAATGTTGGCTCTTAA
- a CDS encoding DUF294 nucleotidyltransferase-like domain-containing protein, which yields MHGAFDSYESIKKWKDEHIHNYESNTIELNKFHDEMMKSASKVALFHLERNSGAPPCDFTWFITGSGGRIEQGIISDQDHGLVYEEKSERASKYFSALGEELSKGLHLIGYPYCEGNVMSSNPLWCKSLDDWEKQLVAWMDEKSWESIRFLQIFYDCRSLVGNDAFIKDLKSTIFEYRNTNPKLLQRFMDNIQHIKHSIGPLGQIYVEQSGQYEGCIDLKKGAFLPYVNAVRLLAMKEGIIETSTLERITILSKKDPYRQEMLYYKKNFEKLLEYRRLLFASAESYDDVHYLNIKKMTKEEKREIKSILKDGKKLHQYVQGIIDKGCLE from the coding sequence ATGCACGGTGCATTTGATTCCTATGAATCAATTAAAAAGTGGAAAGACGAACATATCCACAATTATGAATCAAATACAATAGAGTTAAATAAATTTCATGATGAGATGATGAAGAGTGCTAGTAAAGTGGCACTCTTTCATCTTGAAAGGAACTCTGGGGCTCCACCTTGTGATTTTACATGGTTTATTACTGGGAGTGGTGGACGAATTGAACAAGGTATCATTAGCGATCAAGATCATGGTTTAGTTTACGAAGAAAAATCAGAACGTGCAAGTAAGTATTTCTCTGCCCTTGGAGAAGAATTGTCAAAAGGACTTCATTTAATCGGATATCCTTATTGTGAAGGAAACGTTATGAGCTCAAATCCTTTGTGGTGTAAATCATTAGATGACTGGGAAAAGCAACTTGTTGCTTGGATGGATGAAAAAAGCTGGGAATCCATTCGCTTTTTACAGATCTTTTATGACTGTAGAAGCTTAGTTGGAAATGATGCTTTTATAAAGGACTTAAAATCTACAATCTTTGAATATCGAAATACAAATCCTAAGCTTTTACAGCGATTTATGGACAATATTCAACATATTAAACATTCGATTGGTCCATTAGGACAAATCTATGTCGAACAAAGTGGCCAGTATGAAGGATGTATTGATCTAAAAAAAGGAGCTTTTTTACCGTATGTTAATGCAGTTAGGTTACTAGCAATGAAAGAGGGGATAATTGAAACCTCTACTCTCGAAAGAATTACCATCCTTAGTAAAAAAGATCCTTATCGACAAGAAATGCTTTATTATAAAAAGAATTTTGAGAAGTTGCTTGAATACCGAAGACTATTATTTGCAAGTGCTGAAAGTTATGATGATGTGCATTATTTAAACATTAAGAAAATGACCAAGGAAGAAAAAAGAGAGATAAAATCAATCTTAAAAGATGGTAAAAAACTGCATCAATATGTGCAGGGGATCATTGATAAAGGGTGTTTAGAATGA
- a CDS encoding exonuclease domain-containing protein, producing the protein MTFDPFFFMRGKLGGSQSAQSQQQVAYLRQLQREMRVEETLNIPLTELNVIVFDIETTGFYPDQGDQIISIGAIKVKGDEIKEEETFYSLVRSEKPISNEISSLTGLTNEQLTTAPLLSETLFEFFRFAQDYTLVAHHANHEKMFLQHASWKLYRSPFKHRLVDMSFLYRIAEPGAKLITLEECCKHNGIPIFGRHHALEDAKLTAQLWSIYVNKLKRLGCETLKDLYERYTMV; encoded by the coding sequence ATGACATTTGACCCGTTTTTTTTTATGAGAGGTAAGCTTGGTGGTTCTCAATCTGCCCAATCACAGCAACAAGTAGCCTACCTTAGACAATTACAACGTGAAATGAGGGTGGAGGAGACATTAAATATTCCTCTTACTGAATTAAACGTCATTGTTTTTGATATCGAAACAACAGGTTTTTATCCCGATCAAGGAGACCAAATTATTTCAATTGGTGCAATTAAAGTAAAGGGAGATGAAATTAAAGAAGAGGAAACCTTTTACTCACTTGTTCGCTCAGAAAAACCAATTTCTAATGAAATTAGTTCTTTGACTGGTCTAACAAACGAACAATTAACAACTGCTCCGCTGTTATCCGAAACCTTGTTCGAGTTTTTTCGGTTTGCCCAGGATTATACACTTGTTGCTCATCATGCAAACCATGAAAAGATGTTTTTACAGCATGCCTCTTGGAAGCTCTACAGGTCACCATTTAAGCACCGCCTTGTAGATATGTCCTTCTTGTACAGAATTGCAGAGCCTGGAGCAAAGCTTATCACTCTTGAAGAATGTTGCAAACATAATGGAATACCGATTTTTGGTCGACATCATGCTCTGGAGGATGCCAAGTTGACTGCACAGTTATGGAGTATTTATGTTAATAAGCTTAAAAGATTAGGGTGTGAAACATTAAAGGATTTATATGAACGTTATACAATGGTTTAA
- a CDS encoding methyl-accepting chemotaxis protein produces the protein MKIRHVLKNNVLKGIDRNLTIRKKLIIAFACILLVPSLAIGFISYQSAKSELQDSMLQTAKESVQLIDSSMNSQLIPIEKDIEYFAQTAKTANAKIDIEEISKIKLKFNQYIETKPGAQAIYIGTDTGEMIVSPTLQLPDDYDPRDRPWYTLAMENKGEVVITDPYIDANTNETSVTFAKVLNDGSGVVAVDVNLNVLKDMISVVKVGEEGYVTIVDETQTYLIHPSKQGEKVTGDWVGNLFKSNTGEFSYTIDGKAKEMDFITNELTGWKIAGTMYTSEISEAAKGIFLKTLAVVLSSILGAIVIFVIIRSILQPIRILVASSEKIANGDLAVDININSNDEVGQLSKSFNKMVENLRAVVVSLQTASERVSSSSEELIASADQSTAGTKQVTEAIQQVASGAESQTFKIDANNAALDEVLQGILRISSSSSNVSDIAQETVSEAEVGGKFVKDSLEQMKFIHASVTESNKVIQSLSKRSQEIGKILDAISEIANQTNLLALNAAIEAARAGEHGKGFAVVADEVRKLAEQSQQSAGQISTLILSIQKDTNHSVQVMGEVSKNAEQGLTISTETSEKFDSILNRMNTMTPQIEEVSATVQQITAAIQEVTASANELAIIAKESSATSEEVAATTEQQLASMEEITAASKALTGMAEELQSIIDRFKV, from the coding sequence ATGAAAATCCGTCATGTTTTAAAGAATAATGTATTAAAAGGTATTGACAGAAATCTCACGATTAGAAAAAAATTAATCATTGCCTTCGCATGCATTTTACTTGTACCAAGTCTTGCTATAGGATTTATCTCTTATCAATCTGCAAAATCTGAATTACAAGATAGCATGCTTCAAACAGCTAAGGAAAGTGTGCAACTAATTGATTCTTCTATGAATTCACAGCTAATTCCTATAGAAAAGGACATTGAATATTTTGCTCAGACAGCAAAAACGGCTAATGCAAAAATTGATATCGAGGAAATTTCGAAAATTAAATTGAAATTTAATCAATATATTGAAACAAAACCAGGAGCACAAGCAATTTATATTGGAACAGATACGGGTGAAATGATTGTTTCACCAACACTTCAACTCCCCGATGATTATGACCCACGTGATCGTCCTTGGTATACGTTGGCAATGGAGAATAAAGGAGAAGTTGTTATTACAGATCCGTATATCGATGCTAATACAAATGAAACATCAGTTACATTTGCTAAAGTTTTAAATGATGGTTCAGGTGTAGTGGCTGTTGATGTGAACTTAAATGTACTGAAAGATATGATAAGTGTAGTGAAGGTTGGGGAAGAGGGCTACGTAACAATTGTTGATGAAACTCAAACTTACTTAATTCATCCTTCTAAGCAAGGTGAAAAGGTAACGGGTGATTGGGTAGGAAATTTATTTAAAAGTAATACTGGTGAATTTTCCTATACTATAGATGGTAAAGCGAAGGAAATGGATTTTATTACAAATGAACTAACAGGCTGGAAAATTGCTGGTACGATGTATACTAGTGAAATCTCAGAAGCCGCTAAAGGAATCTTTTTAAAAACATTAGCTGTAGTACTATCCTCTATTCTCGGAGCTATTGTTATTTTTGTTATTATACGTTCTATTTTACAACCAATTCGTATTTTAGTTGCTTCTTCAGAAAAAATTGCTAATGGAGATTTAGCGGTTGATATTAACATTAATTCTAATGATGAAGTAGGACAATTGTCCAAGAGCTTTAACAAAATGGTCGAAAATTTACGTGCAGTGGTTGTAAGTCTCCAAACAGCATCAGAAAGGGTGAGTTCATCTTCTGAAGAGTTGATTGCTAGTGCAGACCAATCGACAGCTGGAACTAAACAAGTAACAGAAGCAATCCAACAGGTAGCTAGTGGAGCCGAAAGCCAAACATTTAAAATTGATGCAAATAATGCTGCATTAGATGAAGTGCTACAAGGAATTCTAAGAATTTCATCTAGCTCATCAAATGTTTCTGATATAGCACAAGAAACTGTCAGTGAGGCAGAAGTTGGTGGGAAATTTGTAAAAGATAGCTTGGAGCAAATGAAGTTTATTCATGCTTCCGTGACTGAATCAAATAAGGTCATTCAATCATTATCCAAAAGATCACAGGAAATTGGAAAGATCCTAGATGCTATTTCTGAAATTGCTAATCAAACAAATTTACTTGCATTAAATGCCGCAATTGAGGCAGCAAGAGCCGGTGAACATGGAAAAGGATTTGCAGTAGTAGCTGATGAAGTGCGCAAATTAGCAGAACAATCTCAACAATCAGCTGGTCAGATCTCTACACTAATTTTATCTATACAAAAAGACACAAATCATTCCGTACAGGTAATGGGCGAGGTATCTAAAAATGCAGAGCAGGGATTAACAATCTCAACAGAAACATCTGAGAAATTTGATTCGATATTAAATAGAATGAACACTATGACTCCACAAATTGAAGAAGTTTCAGCAACTGTACAGCAAATAACAGCTGCCATTCAAGAAGTTACAGCATCAGCCAATGAGCTAGCTATTATTGCAAAAGAAAGTTCAGCAACATCTGAAGAAGTAGCGGCTACAACTGAGCAACAACTTGCTTCAATGGAGGAAATTACAGCTGCCTCAAAAGCCTTAACTGGAATGGCTGAAGAACTACAATCAATTATTGATCGCTTTAAAGTATAA
- a CDS encoding MEDS domain-containing protein, which yields MIKNMAEFTYKLNENGGGHILYFTEKLDDYVQNAVEFIISGIKNNEYVLFVENEPINHLISQKLKNILEADEIKRVHQISNFDFYCSTGNFHTVTILNYFFNTLDPYFDQNLKIRCWGHVEWPTQKHINSTLKEFEFEVDRLMPEMDIIGVCAYNLDRLTDEVQKALMECHGYLMTDNEIMKLVDEANGIKKIF from the coding sequence ATGATAAAAAATATGGCTGAATTTACATATAAATTAAATGAAAATGGTGGAGGTCACATTCTGTATTTTACGGAGAAATTGGATGATTATGTTCAAAACGCTGTTGAATTTATAATTAGTGGTATAAAAAACAATGAATATGTTTTGTTTGTTGAAAATGAGCCTATTAATCATTTAATATCACAAAAACTAAAAAATATATTAGAAGCAGATGAAATAAAGAGAGTCCACCAAATTAGTAATTTTGATTTCTATTGTTCCACAGGTAATTTCCACACAGTAACAATTCTAAACTACTTTTTTAACACATTAGATCCCTATTTTGATCAAAATTTGAAAATAAGGTGTTGGGGTCACGTGGAATGGCCGACTCAAAAACATATTAATAGCACATTGAAAGAATTTGAATTTGAAGTAGACAGGTTAATGCCGGAAATGGATATAATCGGTGTTTGTGCATATAATTTAGACCGATTAACGGATGAGGTCCAAAAAGCTTTAATGGAGTGTCACGGATACTTAATGACGGATAATGAAATAATGAAACTAGTTGATGAAGCTAATGGAATAAAGAAAATATTTTAA
- the mscL gene encoding large conductance mechanosensitive channel protein MscL — protein sequence MLKQFLQFAIRGNAIDLAVGVIIGTAFGKIVSSLVDDLVMPVIGVLLGGINLKDFSLPFGASVIQYGSFLQTVLEFLIITYSIFFFVQLFYKLRKLDNDKPFGQTKTNTELLLEEIRDLLKEKKDDE from the coding sequence ATGCTAAAACAATTTCTACAATTCGCCATAAGAGGGAATGCAATTGACCTAGCAGTAGGAGTAATTATCGGAACGGCTTTTGGAAAAATCGTTAGCTCATTAGTTGATGATCTTGTCATGCCAGTAATAGGTGTACTTTTAGGCGGCATAAATTTGAAGGATTTCTCTTTACCTTTTGGAGCATCAGTTATTCAATATGGATCATTCTTACAAACTGTATTAGAATTTTTAATCATAACATATAGTATTTTCTTCTTTGTCCAACTATTTTATAAGCTCCGGAAATTAGACAACGACAAGCCTTTTGGTCAAACTAAAACTAACACTGAACTTCTACTGGAAGAAATACGTGATTTGCTAAAAGAAAAAAAGGATGACGAATAA
- a CDS encoding GrpB family protein: MKVSLSEYDPKWPQKYLIEKEMLQSKLGFLKPMIEHIGSTSIIGLSAKPIIDIMIGVREESQLEKVVDALSQPPYVYVSIYDKQLPFRRFFIVVKEVYAELYPRVLTTENFMEIPHQHRIAHIHTVPLDSQWWEEHLLFRDFLIQSKEHLLEYESLKKKLSKKEWTNGNEYAGAKAKFIQSVLKEAKL, translated from the coding sequence ATGAAGGTTTCATTGTCAGAATATGATCCGAAATGGCCGCAAAAATACCTGATTGAAAAGGAAATGTTACAATCTAAACTAGGTTTTCTTAAACCAATGATTGAACATATTGGAAGTACATCAATAATTGGTTTATCAGCAAAACCAATAATCGATATCATGATTGGTGTTAGAGAGGAAAGTCAGCTTGAAAAGGTTGTTGATGCGTTATCACAACCTCCTTATGTTTATGTATCAATTTATGATAAACAGCTGCCGTTTCGACGTTTTTTTATTGTGGTTAAAGAAGTTTATGCCGAGTTATATCCACGTGTATTAACGACTGAGAATTTTATGGAGATTCCCCATCAACATCGAATAGCTCATATACATACAGTACCTTTAGATAGTCAATGGTGGGAGGAACATCTTTTATTTCGTGATTTTCTTATACAATCGAAAGAGCATCTTTTAGAATATGAAAGCTTGAAAAAGAAATTATCGAAAAAAGAATGGACTAATGGAAATGAGTATGCTGGTGCAAAGGCTAAATTTATACAGTCTGTTCTTAAAGAGGCAAAATTATAA